One genomic window of Cricetulus griseus strain 17A/GY chromosome 3, alternate assembly CriGri-PICRH-1.0, whole genome shotgun sequence includes the following:
- the Pprc1 gene encoding peroxisome proliferator-activated receptor gamma coactivator-related protein 1 isoform X11, producing MAARRGRRDRVAPSPAGGPGPDPGGGVRGGGWASWSPAPHGTGGAAGAAEQVHQEDDLEELILQDETLLGTMQSYMDASLISLIEDFGSLGESRLSLEDQNEMSLLTALTEILDNADSENLSPFDSIPDSELLVSPRESSSLHKLLTLSRTPPERDLITPIDPLGPSTGSSRVEMSLADSPWDFPPPFLETSSPKLPSWRPSRSRPRWGQSPPPQQRSDGEEEEELANCSGQIVAGELDNSVNSLDFPMHLACPEEEDKPTAAKVTASAPGDESISSLSELVRAMHPYCLPSLTHLASLEDELQEQADDLTLPEGCVVLEIVGQAATAGDDLEIPVVVRQIPSGSQSVLLDESVETSRALQLFMPTMEAGTEAVVPNAAPCPDQELSLNSACLLEPREIMESLAPGEPQNPPANAIQESQRVPRKGRKKKNKEQPAVCLEGYSRRLRSSSRGQSSVATEVNSQAGNLQKQPEEEIQRQAEVPQSRGKPRAWARAWAAALENSECENLERNAGQGNPAEEDALDLCPELAETSQADPILLLNDSAQADPMPLDSVEADAAAFGHAEADCTPVGQASASTELAGPLPAGPVLTGPILADRTGIEPAVTVPTSDNLSPANTVTVDPIPNDLAPVDPVLVKCRPTDPRRAAVAAAQGNRLSLESSDHPKNITPEVKSGVGPLKVEGSTNATTQEARPRPLSLSEYRQRRQQRQTEAEGRNSQPPVGKWPSLPETPTRLADIPCLVPPAPAKKTAPQRSSVAIPETGLGSVGSTSASPSPEPSASKPVVSTHCEQVPSHEMPLPVRPPPPTLQSVSPPGPIPSTVPTPLPFPPGIPPLLPLPSSGHGVPSLPPPPLQPPGLRVSMRQLPPDPYTHYAPVPPWPCYPSVPPSGYPCLPPQPTVPMVSGTPGTYAVPPTCNVPWVPPPAPVSPYSSSCAYGPMGWGPGLRQPPFWSTVSPPPLSSASTGGAVLPSSVEPSSNPAVPPEDTLPVPVTSSLSSGPSSPIAPPPPPPPPIEPTKLEVQPVPREPTKLEVQPVPLEPTKLEVQAVPREPTKLEVQPVPVSPQPKQKVSTLIQSPKIKAPPCLSAECVAVGESASERLKPEETRTREKPLCAADKAIPLLRQNTVPKLPAVHPARLRKLSFLPTPRSQGPEDVVQAFISEIGIEASDLSSLLEQFEKSEAKKECPLPAPADSLAVGNSGSIDTPQEKRPLDRLQAPELANVAGLTPPATPPHQLWKPLAAVSLLAKAKSPKSTAQEGTLKPEGVTEAKHPAAACLQDGVHGPSPVHVGSGDHDYCVRSRTPPKKMPALVIPEVGSRWNVKRHQDITIKPVLSLGPAAPLLPCTTSQGPLDHRTNSEQAEPSVPCLAPSTLLSPEASPCRNDMNTRTPSESPGKQRSMRCYRKACRSVSPPGRGWQGRRGRSSRSVSSGSNRTSEASSSSSVSSSSRSRSRSLSPPHKRWRRSSCSSSGRSRRCSSSSSSSSSSSSSSSSSSSSSRSRSPSLSPRRRSDRRRRYSSYRSSDHYQRQRVLQKERAIEERRVVFIGKIPGRMTRSELKQRFSVFGEIEECTIHFRVQGDNYGFVTYRYAEEAFAAIESGHKLRQADEQPFDLCFGGRRQFCKRSYSDLDSNREDFDPAPVKSKFDSLDFDTLLKQAQKNLRR from the exons ATGGCGGCGCGCCGGGGACGGAGAGACCGAGTCGCGCCGTCTCCGGCTGGGGGCCCGGGGCCCGACCCTGGCGGTGGGGTTCGCGGCGGCGGTTGGGCGAGCTGGAGCCCAGCGCCGCACGGGACCGGGGGCGCCGCGGGCGCCGCGGAGCAG GTCCACCAGGAGGATGACCTGGAGGAGCTGATTCTGCAGGATGAGACACTACTGGGGACCATGCAGAGCTACATGGATGCCTCCCTCATCTCCCTCATTGAGGATTTTGGGAGTCTTGGAGAG AGCAGGTTGTCTCTGGAGGACCAGAATGAAATGTCACTGCTCACCGCTCTGACAGAGATCTTGGACAACGCAGATTCTGAGAACCTGTCCCCATTTGACAGCATCCCTGATTCAGAGCTGCTTGTGTCTCCTCGGGAGAGCTCCTCT CTCCACAAGCTACTCACTCTCTCTCGGACACCCCCAGAACGTGACCTCATCACCCCAATTGACCCTTTGGGGCCTAGCACAGGCAGTAGTAGG GTTGAGATGTCCCTTGCAGATTCTCCTTGGGACTTCCCTCCACCTTTCTTGGAAACTTCTTCCCCTAAGCTGCCTAGCTGGAGACCCTCAAGATCAAGGCCTCGGTGGGGTCAGTCCCCTCCCCCCCAGCAGCGCAgtgatggagaagaggaggaggagctcgCCAACTGCAGCGGTCAGATAGTTGCTGGAGAACTGGACAACTCTGTGAACAGCTTGGACTTCCCCATGCACCTGGCATGCCCGGAGGAAGAAGACAAGCCAACAGCAGCAAAGGTGACAGCGTCCGCACCTGGTGACGAGAGCATCTCCTCCTTGAGTGAGCTGGTCCGTGCCATGCATCCATACTGCTTGCCCAGCCTCACTCACTTGGCGTCACTTGAGGATGAGCTTCAGGAACAGGCTGATGATTTGACCCTGCCCGAGGGTTGTGTGGTGTTGGAAATAGTGGGCCAGGCAGCCACTGCTGGTGATGACCTGGAGATCCCGGTTGTGGTGCGGCAGATTCCGTCTGGGTCCCAGTCTGTGCTCCTGGATGAGTCTGTAGAGACCAGTCGTGCCCTGCAGCTATTCATGCCCACCATGGAGGCCGGGACGGAAGCTGTGGTGCCTAATGCTGCCCCTTGCCCTGATCAAGAATTATCATTGAACTCTGCCTGCTTATTGGAGCCCAGGGAAATCATGGAGTCATTGGCACCCGGGGAGCCTCAGAACCCACCTGCCAATGCAATTCAGGAATCTCAGAGAGTTCCCAGAAAGGgcaggaagaagaagaacaaggaaCAGCCAGCAGTCTGTTTGGAAGGCTATTCCAGGAGGCTGAGATCATCTTCTCGTGGACAGTCTTCTGTGGCTACAGAGGTGAACTCCCAGGCAGGGAACTTACAGAAACAGCCTGAGGAAGAAATTCAGAGACAGGCTGAGGTTCCTCAGAGCAGGGGGAAGCCACGGGCGTGGGCTCGGGCATGGGCAGCTGCCTTGGAGAACTCCGAGTGTGAGAACTTAGAGAGAAATGCAGGACAGGGTAATCCTGCTGAAGAAGATGCTCTAGACCTCTGCCCTGAGCTAGCTGAGACCAGCCAAGCCGACCCCATTCTCTTACTGAATGACTCTGCTCAAGCTGACCCCATGCCGCTTGACTCTGTTGAAGCTGATGCTGCTGCATTTGGTCATGCTGAAGCTGACTGTACACCTGTTGGCCAGGCTTCAGCTAGTACAGAGCTGGCTGGTCCTCTCCCAGCAGGCCCAGTGCTGACTGGCCCCATCCTGGCTGACAGGACAGGAATTGAACCTGCGGTGACTGTTCCCACTTCAGATAACTTGTCTCCAGCTAACACAGTGACCGTTGACCCTATTCCAAATGACCTGGCTCCAGTAGACCCTGTGCTAGTTAAGTGCAGACCAACCGACCCTAGACGGGCTGCAGTAGCAGCAGCTCAGGGAAATCGTCTTTCTCTAGAGTCCTCAGACCATCCCAAGAACATCACCCCTGAAGTCAAGAGTGGTGTAGGTCCTCTGAAGGTGGAAGGGAGCACCAATGCTACAACCCAAGAAGCCAGACCTCGGCCTCTCAGCCTATCTGAGTACCGGCAGCGAAGGCAGCAACGGCaaacagaggcagaaggcaggaaTTCTCAGCCCCCAGTTGGCAAGTGGCCTAGTCTCCCAGAGACCCCCACAAGACTGGCAGATATCCCTTGTCTTGTTCCACCAGCCCCAGCCAAGAAGACAGCTCCACAGCGGAGCTCTGTAGCTATACCAGAGACTGGTTTGGGGTCTGTGGGTAGCACCTCTGCTTCCCCTAGTCCTGAGCCATCTGCAAGCAAACCTGTGGTTTCAACTCACTGTGAACAGGTGCCATCTCATGAGATGCCCCTTCCAGTTAGACCGCCCCCTCCAACCTTGCAGTCTGTGTCTCCTCCTGGGCCCATCCCTTCCACAGTGCCCACtcctttgccttttcctccaggcatacctcctctgcttcctcttccttcaaGTGGCCACGGAGTCCCCAGtctgcccccacctcccttgcAACCACCTGGACTTAGAGTGTCAATGAGACAACTACCACCTGACCCCTATACTCACTATGCCCCTGTGCCACCCTGGCCTTGTTATCCCTCTGTGCCCCCTTCTGGATATCCTTGTCTGCCCCCACAACCAACGGTGCCCATGGTGTCTGGTACTCCTGGTACCTATGCTGTACCCCCAACTTGCAATGTGCCTTGGGTACCCCCTCCTGCACCAGTTTCACCTTACAGCTCCAGCTGTGCCTATGGGCCCATGGGGTGGGGCCCAGGGCTGCGACAGCCTCCGTTCTGGTCTACTGTTTCTCCACCTCCTTTGTCTTCAGCCTCTACTGGAGGAGCTGTTCTCCCATCCAGTGTGGAACCCAGTAGTAATCCAGCTGTTCCTCCTGAAGATACGCTTCCAGTGCCAGTGACTTCTTCCCTAAGTTCTGGGCCATCCAGCCCCATagctccacctccacctccacctccaccgaTAGAGCCCACAAAGCTGGAGGTCCAGCCAGTGCCAAGAGAGCCCACAAAGCTGGAGGTCCAGCCAGTGCCGTTAGAGCCCACAAAGCTGGAGGTCCAGGCAGTGCCAAGAGAGCCCACAAAGCTGGAGGTCCAGCCAGTGCCTGTGTCTCCCCAACCAAAACAGAAAGTGTCTACCCTGATACAAAGTCCTAAGATCAAGGCTCCACCGTGTCTGTCTGCTGAGTGTGTAGCTGTTGGGGAGTCTGCATCAGAGAGGCTGAAGCCTGAGGAGACCAGAACAAGGGAGAAGCCCCTTTGTGCAGCTGACAAGGCTATTCCCTTGCTAAGGCAGAACACTGTCCCAAAGTTGCCTGCTGTCCATCCTGCTCGTCTAAGGAAGCTGTCCTTCCTGCCCACTCCACGCTCTCAGGGTCCTGAGGACGTGGTACAGGCTTTCATCAGCGAGATTG GAATCGAAGCATCAGACCTGTCCAGTCTCTTGGAGCAGTTTGAGAAATCAGAAG CCAAAAAGGAGTGTCCTCTCCCGGCTCCTGCTGACAGCTTGGCTGTAGGAAACTCAGG CAGCATTGACACTCCCCAGGAGAAGAGACCCCTAGACCGGTTACAAGCCCCAGAACTGGCCAACGTGGCAG gGCTCACCCCTCCAGCTACCCCTCCCCATCAGTTATGGAAACCCCTGGCTGCTGTCTCACTGTTGGCCAAAGCCAAATCTCCTAAATCTACCGCCCAGGAGGGAACCCTGAAGCCTGAAGGAGTTACAGAGGCCAAACATCCAGCTGCAGCCTGCCTCCAAGATGGGGTCCATGGCCCTAGTCCCgtccatgtgggctctggggaccaTGACTATTGTGTCCGAAGCAGGACACCCCCCAAAAAGATGCCTGCCCTAGTCATTCCAGAGGTGGGCTCCCGATGGAATGTCAAGCGCCATCAGGACATCACCATCAAACCTGTCTTGTCATTGGGCCCAGCTGCTCCCCTGCTTCCATGCACAACTTCCCAGGGGCCACTTGACCACAGGACTAACAGTGAGCAGGCAGAGCCCTCGGTGCCTTGTCTTGCCCCATCCACCTTGCTGTCTCCTGAGGCCTCACCCTGCCGGAATGACATGAACACTAGGACTCCCTCTGAGTCCCCAGGCAAACAGCGGTCAATGCGCTGTTACCGAAAAGCCTGCAGATCAGTCAGCCCCCCAGGTCGGGGCTGGCAGGGCCGCCGTGGCCGCAGCAGCCGGTCTGTCAGCTCTGGGTCCAACCGGACCAGCGAAGCGTCCTCATCTTCATCGGTGTCTTCCTCATCCCGATCCCggtccaggtccctctcccccccccacaagaGGTGGCGCAG GTCCAGCTGCAGTTCCTCTGGACGTTCCAGAAGGTGTTCATCCTCTTCGTCGTCTTCGTCGtcgtcttcctcctcttcctcctcctcctcctccagttccAGAAGCCGTTCACCCTCTCTGTCCCCTCGGAGGAGAAGTGACCGAAGACGGCG GTACAGCTCTTACCGTTCCAGTGACCATTACCAAAGGCAGAGGGTGCTGCAGAAGGAGCGTGCAATA GAAGAGAGAAGAGTGGTCTTCATTGGAAAAATACCTGGCCGCATGACTCGGTCAGAGCTGAAACAGAGGTTCTCTGTTTTTGGAGAGATTGAGGAATGCACCATTCATTTTCGTGTGCAAGG TGACAACTATGGTTTCGTCACTTACCGATATGCTGAGGAGGCTTTTGCAGCCATCGAGAGTGGCCATAAGCTTCGGCAGG
- the Pprc1 gene encoding peroxisome proliferator-activated receptor gamma coactivator-related protein 1 isoform X15, producing MMGFPDVLTGGFLDMAGCEVHQEDDLEELILQDETLLGTMQSYMDASLISLIEDFGSLGESRLSLEDQNEMSLLTALTEILDNADSENLSPFDSIPDSELLVSPRESSSLHKLLTLSRTPPERDLITPIDPLGPSTGSSRVEMSLADSPWDFPPPFLETSSPKLPSWRPSRSRPRWGQSPPPQQRSDGEEEEELANCSGQIVAGELDNSVNSLDFPMHLACPEEEDKPTAAKVTASAPGDESISSLSELVRAMHPYCLPSLTHLASLEDELQEQADDLTLPEGCVVLEIVGQAATAGDDLEIPVVVRQIPSGSQSVLLDESVETSRALQLFMPTMEAGTEAVVPNAAPCPDQELSLNSACLLEPREIMESLAPGEPQNPPANAIQESQRVPRKGRKKKNKEQPAVCLEGYSRRLRSSSRGQSSVATEVNSQAGNLQKQPEEEIQRQAEVPQSRGKPRAWARAWAAALENSECENLERNAGQGNPAEEDALDLCPELAETSQADPILLLNDSAQADPMPLDSVEADAAAFGHAEADCTPVGQASASTELAGPLPAGPVLTGPILADRTGIEPAVTVPTSDNLSPANTVTVDPIPNDLAPVDPVLVKCRPTDPRRAAVAAAQGNRLSLESSDHPKNITPEVKSGVGPLKVEGSTNATTQEARPRPLSLSEYRQRRQQRQTEAEGRNSQPPVGKWPSLPETPTRLADIPCLVPPAPAKKTAPQRSSVAIPETGLGSVGSTSASPSPEPSASKPVVSTHCEQVPSHEMPLPVRPPPPTLQSVSPPGPIPSTVPTPLPFPPGIPPLLPLPSSGHGVPSLPPPPLQPPGLRVSMRQLPPDPYTHYAPVPPWPCYPSVPPSGYPCLPPQPTVPMVSGTPGTYAVPPTCNVPWVPPPAPVSPYSSSCAYGPMGWGPGLRQPPFWSTVSPPPLSSASTGGAVLPSSVEPSSNPAVPPEDTLPVPVTSSLSSGPSSPIAPPPPPPPPIEPTKLEVQPVPREPTKLEVQPVPLEPTKLEVQAVPREPTKLEVQPVPVSPQPKQKVSTLIQSPKIKAPPCLSAECVAVGESASERLKPEETRTREKPLCAADKAIPLLRQNTVPKLPAVHPARLRKLSFLPTPRSQGPEDVVQAFISEIGIEASDLSSLLEQFEKSEAKKECPLPAPADSLAVGNSGSIDTPQEKRPLDRLQAPELANVAGLTPPATPPHQLWKPLAAVSLLAKAKSPKSTAQEGTLKPEGVTEAKHPAAACLQDGVHGPSPVHVGSGDHDYCVRSRTPPKKMPALVIPEVGSRWNVKRHQDITIKPVLSLGPAAPLLPCTTSQGPLDHRTNSEQAEPSVPCLAPSTLLSPEASPCRNDMNTRTPSESPGKQRSMRCYRKACRSVSPPGRGWQGRRGRSSRSVSSGSNRTSEASSSSSVSSSSRSRSRSLSPPHKRWRRSSCSSSGRSRRCSSSSSSSSSSSSSSSSSSSSSRSRSPSLSPRRRSDRRRRYSSYRSSDHYQRQRVLQKERAIEERRVVFIGKIPGRMTRSELKQRFSVFGEIEECTIHFRVQGDNYGFVTYRYAEEAFAAIESGHKLRQADEQPFDLCFGGRRQFCKRSYSDLDSNREDFDPAPVKSKFDSLDFDTLLKQAQKNLRR from the exons ATGATGGGCTTTCCAGATGTTCTCACTGGCGGCTTTCTGGACATGGCAGGGTGTGAG GTCCACCAGGAGGATGACCTGGAGGAGCTGATTCTGCAGGATGAGACACTACTGGGGACCATGCAGAGCTACATGGATGCCTCCCTCATCTCCCTCATTGAGGATTTTGGGAGTCTTGGAGAG AGCAGGTTGTCTCTGGAGGACCAGAATGAAATGTCACTGCTCACCGCTCTGACAGAGATCTTGGACAACGCAGATTCTGAGAACCTGTCCCCATTTGACAGCATCCCTGATTCAGAGCTGCTTGTGTCTCCTCGGGAGAGCTCCTCT CTCCACAAGCTACTCACTCTCTCTCGGACACCCCCAGAACGTGACCTCATCACCCCAATTGACCCTTTGGGGCCTAGCACAGGCAGTAGTAGG GTTGAGATGTCCCTTGCAGATTCTCCTTGGGACTTCCCTCCACCTTTCTTGGAAACTTCTTCCCCTAAGCTGCCTAGCTGGAGACCCTCAAGATCAAGGCCTCGGTGGGGTCAGTCCCCTCCCCCCCAGCAGCGCAgtgatggagaagaggaggaggagctcgCCAACTGCAGCGGTCAGATAGTTGCTGGAGAACTGGACAACTCTGTGAACAGCTTGGACTTCCCCATGCACCTGGCATGCCCGGAGGAAGAAGACAAGCCAACAGCAGCAAAGGTGACAGCGTCCGCACCTGGTGACGAGAGCATCTCCTCCTTGAGTGAGCTGGTCCGTGCCATGCATCCATACTGCTTGCCCAGCCTCACTCACTTGGCGTCACTTGAGGATGAGCTTCAGGAACAGGCTGATGATTTGACCCTGCCCGAGGGTTGTGTGGTGTTGGAAATAGTGGGCCAGGCAGCCACTGCTGGTGATGACCTGGAGATCCCGGTTGTGGTGCGGCAGATTCCGTCTGGGTCCCAGTCTGTGCTCCTGGATGAGTCTGTAGAGACCAGTCGTGCCCTGCAGCTATTCATGCCCACCATGGAGGCCGGGACGGAAGCTGTGGTGCCTAATGCTGCCCCTTGCCCTGATCAAGAATTATCATTGAACTCTGCCTGCTTATTGGAGCCCAGGGAAATCATGGAGTCATTGGCACCCGGGGAGCCTCAGAACCCACCTGCCAATGCAATTCAGGAATCTCAGAGAGTTCCCAGAAAGGgcaggaagaagaagaacaaggaaCAGCCAGCAGTCTGTTTGGAAGGCTATTCCAGGAGGCTGAGATCATCTTCTCGTGGACAGTCTTCTGTGGCTACAGAGGTGAACTCCCAGGCAGGGAACTTACAGAAACAGCCTGAGGAAGAAATTCAGAGACAGGCTGAGGTTCCTCAGAGCAGGGGGAAGCCACGGGCGTGGGCTCGGGCATGGGCAGCTGCCTTGGAGAACTCCGAGTGTGAGAACTTAGAGAGAAATGCAGGACAGGGTAATCCTGCTGAAGAAGATGCTCTAGACCTCTGCCCTGAGCTAGCTGAGACCAGCCAAGCCGACCCCATTCTCTTACTGAATGACTCTGCTCAAGCTGACCCCATGCCGCTTGACTCTGTTGAAGCTGATGCTGCTGCATTTGGTCATGCTGAAGCTGACTGTACACCTGTTGGCCAGGCTTCAGCTAGTACAGAGCTGGCTGGTCCTCTCCCAGCAGGCCCAGTGCTGACTGGCCCCATCCTGGCTGACAGGACAGGAATTGAACCTGCGGTGACTGTTCCCACTTCAGATAACTTGTCTCCAGCTAACACAGTGACCGTTGACCCTATTCCAAATGACCTGGCTCCAGTAGACCCTGTGCTAGTTAAGTGCAGACCAACCGACCCTAGACGGGCTGCAGTAGCAGCAGCTCAGGGAAATCGTCTTTCTCTAGAGTCCTCAGACCATCCCAAGAACATCACCCCTGAAGTCAAGAGTGGTGTAGGTCCTCTGAAGGTGGAAGGGAGCACCAATGCTACAACCCAAGAAGCCAGACCTCGGCCTCTCAGCCTATCTGAGTACCGGCAGCGAAGGCAGCAACGGCaaacagaggcagaaggcaggaaTTCTCAGCCCCCAGTTGGCAAGTGGCCTAGTCTCCCAGAGACCCCCACAAGACTGGCAGATATCCCTTGTCTTGTTCCACCAGCCCCAGCCAAGAAGACAGCTCCACAGCGGAGCTCTGTAGCTATACCAGAGACTGGTTTGGGGTCTGTGGGTAGCACCTCTGCTTCCCCTAGTCCTGAGCCATCTGCAAGCAAACCTGTGGTTTCAACTCACTGTGAACAGGTGCCATCTCATGAGATGCCCCTTCCAGTTAGACCGCCCCCTCCAACCTTGCAGTCTGTGTCTCCTCCTGGGCCCATCCCTTCCACAGTGCCCACtcctttgccttttcctccaggcatacctcctctgcttcctcttccttcaaGTGGCCACGGAGTCCCCAGtctgcccccacctcccttgcAACCACCTGGACTTAGAGTGTCAATGAGACAACTACCACCTGACCCCTATACTCACTATGCCCCTGTGCCACCCTGGCCTTGTTATCCCTCTGTGCCCCCTTCTGGATATCCTTGTCTGCCCCCACAACCAACGGTGCCCATGGTGTCTGGTACTCCTGGTACCTATGCTGTACCCCCAACTTGCAATGTGCCTTGGGTACCCCCTCCTGCACCAGTTTCACCTTACAGCTCCAGCTGTGCCTATGGGCCCATGGGGTGGGGCCCAGGGCTGCGACAGCCTCCGTTCTGGTCTACTGTTTCTCCACCTCCTTTGTCTTCAGCCTCTACTGGAGGAGCTGTTCTCCCATCCAGTGTGGAACCCAGTAGTAATCCAGCTGTTCCTCCTGAAGATACGCTTCCAGTGCCAGTGACTTCTTCCCTAAGTTCTGGGCCATCCAGCCCCATagctccacctccacctccacctccaccgaTAGAGCCCACAAAGCTGGAGGTCCAGCCAGTGCCAAGAGAGCCCACAAAGCTGGAGGTCCAGCCAGTGCCGTTAGAGCCCACAAAGCTGGAGGTCCAGGCAGTGCCAAGAGAGCCCACAAAGCTGGAGGTCCAGCCAGTGCCTGTGTCTCCCCAACCAAAACAGAAAGTGTCTACCCTGATACAAAGTCCTAAGATCAAGGCTCCACCGTGTCTGTCTGCTGAGTGTGTAGCTGTTGGGGAGTCTGCATCAGAGAGGCTGAAGCCTGAGGAGACCAGAACAAGGGAGAAGCCCCTTTGTGCAGCTGACAAGGCTATTCCCTTGCTAAGGCAGAACACTGTCCCAAAGTTGCCTGCTGTCCATCCTGCTCGTCTAAGGAAGCTGTCCTTCCTGCCCACTCCACGCTCTCAGGGTCCTGAGGACGTGGTACAGGCTTTCATCAGCGAGATTG GAATCGAAGCATCAGACCTGTCCAGTCTCTTGGAGCAGTTTGAGAAATCAGAAG CCAAAAAGGAGTGTCCTCTCCCGGCTCCTGCTGACAGCTTGGCTGTAGGAAACTCAGG CAGCATTGACACTCCCCAGGAGAAGAGACCCCTAGACCGGTTACAAGCCCCAGAACTGGCCAACGTGGCAG gGCTCACCCCTCCAGCTACCCCTCCCCATCAGTTATGGAAACCCCTGGCTGCTGTCTCACTGTTGGCCAAAGCCAAATCTCCTAAATCTACCGCCCAGGAGGGAACCCTGAAGCCTGAAGGAGTTACAGAGGCCAAACATCCAGCTGCAGCCTGCCTCCAAGATGGGGTCCATGGCCCTAGTCCCgtccatgtgggctctggggaccaTGACTATTGTGTCCGAAGCAGGACACCCCCCAAAAAGATGCCTGCCCTAGTCATTCCAGAGGTGGGCTCCCGATGGAATGTCAAGCGCCATCAGGACATCACCATCAAACCTGTCTTGTCATTGGGCCCAGCTGCTCCCCTGCTTCCATGCACAACTTCCCAGGGGCCACTTGACCACAGGACTAACAGTGAGCAGGCAGAGCCCTCGGTGCCTTGTCTTGCCCCATCCACCTTGCTGTCTCCTGAGGCCTCACCCTGCCGGAATGACATGAACACTAGGACTCCCTCTGAGTCCCCAGGCAAACAGCGGTCAATGCGCTGTTACCGAAAAGCCTGCAGATCAGTCAGCCCCCCAGGTCGGGGCTGGCAGGGCCGCCGTGGCCGCAGCAGCCGGTCTGTCAGCTCTGGGTCCAACCGGACCAGCGAAGCGTCCTCATCTTCATCGGTGTCTTCCTCATCCCGATCCCggtccaggtccctctcccccccccacaagaGGTGGCGCAG GTCCAGCTGCAGTTCCTCTGGACGTTCCAGAAGGTGTTCATCCTCTTCGTCGTCTTCGTCGtcgtcttcctcctcttcctcctcctcctcctccagttccAGAAGCCGTTCACCCTCTCTGTCCCCTCGGAGGAGAAGTGACCGAAGACGGCG GTACAGCTCTTACCGTTCCAGTGACCATTACCAAAGGCAGAGGGTGCTGCAGAAGGAGCGTGCAATA GAAGAGAGAAGAGTGGTCTTCATTGGAAAAATACCTGGCCGCATGACTCGGTCAGAGCTGAAACAGAGGTTCTCTGTTTTTGGAGAGATTGAGGAATGCACCATTCATTTTCGTGTGCAAGG TGACAACTATGGTTTCGTCACTTACCGATATGCTGAGGAGGCTTTTGCAGCCATCGAGAGTGGCCATAAGCTTCGGCAGG